The genomic interval CGAGCCGTCCGCGCCGTGAGGCATCCTGCCGTGGGCGACTTCGCGCTCTACACCTCGCCGATCAAGCTTTCCGCCACCCCGGGCAAGATCGAGCGCGCGGCCCCCTGCCTGGGGGAGCACAATGCCGAAGTTTTTCGCGGTCTTCTGAGGCTCAAGAAGGGGGAGTATGAAGGTCTGGTTCGGGACGGCGTGATTCGCTAGGGGATTTGCTTGCGTACTCGGGTTATATCTGAGAGGATTGGTGTATGTCCTCGAAAACGCTAGGCGTTGTAGTGGCGGTGGCACTGTCACTGGGGATCGCGGGAGCGGCAGTGGCGCAGGGCGTGGAGGTCGAGACGACCGCGCCTGCTCCGCCCAAGTTCGAGATCATCCGCCCGGAGGTTCCGGGCAGCGAGATCACGCGCCCGAGGGACGCCGACATCTACCGCGGCGACCCCGTCATCAACTACGATCCGGCCTTCATCGAGCCCTTCTCGACGGAGACGGCGACCGGGCGCATGGGGCTCGCAGGGTGGGGCTCGCCGGTGGGCGTGGTCACTACCGATGGACCCACGGGCATGCGGCAGCCGGGATGGCTGAGCTTCGGCTTCGCGATCACCTGGGGTGGGCCCGTCCGGAAGACCGTCGTCACGCCCGTCGCCTCGCCACGCTGAGCTCGCTGCACCCGGCCACCGGTCCATGCCGCTCCTGAAGGGCAATCTTCACGCCCACACCACGTTCTCCGACGGGCGCCGGCCCGTGGCCGAGGTCGTCGCGCGCTACCGCGAGCTGGGCTACGACTTCCTGGCCATCACCGACCACGACAATCGCATCGGCGACGACTACTGGTCCAACATTCCCTCCGGGGACGACCGCATGCTGGTCCTGACGGGCGTCGAGCTGGACTACCGGCCGCTGTCCCAGCACGTGGGCAAGATCATGGGCGATCGCGAGACGCTCTACGTCCTGAACCACCCGGCGCGCTACGGACTGAACGTCGAGCAGATCCTCTACCGGATCGGCGTCATCAGCGAGGACGGGCTACCGATCCACGCGGTCGAGATCACCGACACGGGCGCCTACCAGGCCCAGCACGATGTCGAGCTGATCCGCCTGCCGAAGATCGCCACCGACGACTCGCACCGCGACGACGAGATCGGCCGCGCCTGGGTCGAGGTGGACGCCGCGCGCAGCCCGGACGCGATCATCCGCGCCATCAAGGCGGGGGACTTTCGCTTAGGCTTCGCCGCCGCGCCCGCCGCGCGCGAGGGGCGCGGCTTCGATCTCCTCGGCCTCTCGGACTAGCCGCACGTCCCAATACTTCCGGGCCCTGTGGTACCCTTTGCGGGCAATGTTGATCCGTATCGGCCACAGCCCTGATCCCGACGACGCGTTCATGTTCTACGCCCTCACCGCCGGCAAGGTGAAGGCGGAGGGCATCGAGGTCGAGCACGTGCTGGAGGATATCGAGTCGCTCAACCGCCGCGCGCGAACGGGCGACCTCGAGGTGACGGCCATCTCGGCCGCGACCTACGTCATGGTGCACGAGCAGTACCGGATGATGGATCCCGGCGCCTCGATGGGCAAGGGCTACGGCCCCATCCTGGTCGCGACGGAGCCCATCGCGCGGGAGGACCTCGAGAAGAAGGTCGTCGCCATTCCGGGCAGGCACACCACGGCGGCGCTCCTGCTCAGGATCTATGTCGGCGACCCGCCGATCATCGAGGTCGCCTTCGACAAGATCCCGAAGGCCGTGCTCGAGGGTCAGGCCGACCTCGGGCTCCTGATCCACGAGGGGCAGATCACGCACCAGCAGATGGGCCTGGTCAAGGTGCTCGACATGGGGCAGGAGTGGGAGCGCGAGTCGGGCCTGCCGCTGCCGCTCGGCATCAACGTCATGCGCCGCGACCTGGGCGACGCCGTGCACCGGAAGCTGTCGCAGGCGCTGCGCGACTCGATCGACTACGCCTACGCGCACGTGGACGAAGCGCTCGAATACGCCATGCGATACGGGCGGGGGATTGACAAGGAGACCTGCAGGAAGTTCGTCCTGATGTACGTCAACGACTACACGAAGCGCCTCGGGCCCGATGGCAAGGCCGCCCTCGAGCGTCTCTACGCGATCGCCCACGCCAAGAAACTGATCCCGATCATCCCGCCCGTCGACCCGATCTAGCCCGCCGCTAGTAAATCTTTAAGATCTCGTACTCGGTGGTGCGCTGGACGGGGGTGAAGCCCGCCTCACGGATCAGCATCACGATCTCGTCCACCGTGATCTTGTTGACGTAGTCGGCCGCGGCGTGGACGTTCTCCTCGAAGAGCGTGCCGCCGAAGTCGTCCGCCCCCCAGTGCAGCGCGATCTGTCCGGCCCGCTTGCCCTCGGAAAACCACGAGGCCTGCACGTGCGGGAAGTTGTCGAGGTAGAGGCGGGAGGCGGCGAGCATCCGGAGATACGCGTTCGGGCCCTTGTAAGTCTTGATCCACTTTTCGAGAAGCGTGTTGCCCGGCTTGAAGGACCACGGCACGAAGGCGGTGAAGCCCGGGTATTCGTCCTGGAGCTCCCGGATCGCGTCGAAGTGGTCCAGGATGTCCTCCGGCGTTTCGACGTGGCCGTACATCATGGTCGCCGTGGACTTGAAGCCCTGTCGGTGGGCCTCGCGGTGGACGTCGAGCCAGGCTCGCGGCCCGCCCTTCTTGGGCTCGATCCGCTTGCGCACCCGCTCCGACAGCACCTCGGCCCCGCCGCCGGGCAGCGTCGTCTGGCCCGCCGCCTTGAGCCGGGCCAGCACGTCGGGCATGGACAGCGATGAAACCTCCGCCATCGTCATGATCTCCGACGCGGTGAAGAAGTGCGGCGTCACCTGCGGAAAGCGGCGCCGCGTTTCGGTCACGAGGGACAGGTAGTACTCGAGGGGAAGGGTGGGGTTATGTCCGCCCTGGAGGAGCACGGTCGTCGCGCCCCGCTCGGCGGCGAACTCGACCTTCTGGAGGACCTCCTCGACCGTCAGCGTCCAGGCTTCGGAGTCGCCCGGCTTGCGGTAGAAGGCGCAGAACTGGCAATCGGTCACGCAGACGTTGGTGTAGTTGGGGTTCGAGTCGATGACGAAGCTGACCTGCTTCTCCGGATGGGCGCGGAAGCGCGCATCCTGCGCCAGCGCGCCAAGCTCGAGTATGGGCGCTTCTGTCAGGAGCCACAGGCCTTCGGCGCGGTCGAGCCGCTTGCCGGCCTCGGCCTTGGCGCGGATCTCGGCGAGCACGGGCTAGTTCCAGACCTTGACGACGTTGTAGAGCGCGTCCCGCTCGACCGCGACCTTGCCCGCGTCGCGAATCATGCGAAGGATCTGCTCCTGAGCCAGGCCGGCGGGGCTCTCGGCCTGCGCCATGTGGGCGATCTTCTCGTCTTCCAGCGTGCCGTTGACGTCGGACGCGCCGAAATTGAGCGCGACCGAGG from Candidatus Methylomirabilota bacterium carries:
- a CDS encoding PHP domain-containing protein, coding for MPLLKGNLHAHTTFSDGRRPVAEVVARYRELGYDFLAITDHDNRIGDDYWSNIPSGDDRMLVLTGVELDYRPLSQHVGKIMGDRETLYVLNHPARYGLNVEQILYRIGVISEDGLPIHAVEITDTGAYQAQHDVELIRLPKIATDDSHRDDEIGRAWVEVDAARSPDAIIRAIKAGDFRLGFAAAPAAREGRGFDLLGLSD
- a CDS encoding MqnA/MqnD/SBP family protein; this translates as MLIRIGHSPDPDDAFMFYALTAGKVKAEGIEVEHVLEDIESLNRRARTGDLEVTAISAATYVMVHEQYRMMDPGASMGKGYGPILVATEPIAREDLEKKVVAIPGRHTTAALLLRIYVGDPPIIEVAFDKIPKAVLEGQADLGLLIHEGQITHQQMGLVKVLDMGQEWERESGLPLPLGINVMRRDLGDAVHRKLSQALRDSIDYAYAHVDEALEYAMRYGRGIDKETCRKFVLMYVNDYTKRLGPDGKAALERLYAIAHAKKLIPIIPPVDPI
- the mqnC gene encoding cyclic dehypoxanthinyl futalosine synthase → MLAEIRAKAEAGKRLDRAEGLWLLTEAPILELGALAQDARFRAHPEKQVSFVIDSNPNYTNVCVTDCQFCAFYRKPGDSEAWTLTVEEVLQKVEFAAERGATTVLLQGGHNPTLPLEYYLSLVTETRRRFPQVTPHFFTASEIMTMAEVSSLSMPDVLARLKAAGQTTLPGGGAEVLSERVRKRIEPKKGGPRAWLDVHREAHRQGFKSTATMMYGHVETPEDILDHFDAIRELQDEYPGFTAFVPWSFKPGNTLLEKWIKTYKGPNAYLRMLAASRLYLDNFPHVQASWFSEGKRAGQIALHWGADDFGGTLFEENVHAAADYVNKITVDEIVMLIREAGFTPVQRTTEYEILKIY